CACCTCGGCGGTCGACGCCGGGCGCACCACCGCGAGGGCGCTGCCGGTGAAGCTGCCGGTCCAGTCGGTGACGTACGCCGCCATGTCGGTCGGATCGGTCAGCACGGCGCCCTCGCCGATCGCGGCGCGCAGCTCTGAGAGCAGATCACTGGTCACGCTCTGGACTCCTCGATACTCGTCGGATAGGTTCTCAACTCATCATACAACTGAGCCGATTGCCACTTCTTCCCACCGAGGAGCACCCCGCCATGGCCGACCGCATCACCTCGCTGACCCTCTCCCACGTCGTCCTCCCGCTCGAGAACCCGGTCAGTGACGCCAAGGTGCTCACCGGTCGGCAGAAGCCGCTCACCGAGACCGTGCTGCTCTTCGTCGAGGTGACCACCGAGCAGGGCTTCGAGGGGATGGGCTTCAGCTACTCCAAGCGCGCCGGTGGCCCGGCGCAGTATGCGCATCTCAAGGAGATCGCCCAGGTCGCCATCGGCCAGGACCCTTCCGACATCGCGAGGATCTACGAGTCGTTGATGTGGGCCGGCGCCTCCGTCGGCCGCAGCGGTGTGGCGACTCAGGCGGTGGCCGCTCTCGACGTGGCGCTCTACGACCTCAAGGCTCGCCGCGCCGGCCTGCCGCTGGCCAAGCTGCTCGGCGCTCACCGCGACTCCTGCCGCGTCTACAACACCTCCGGCGGCTTCCTCCAGGCGAGCGTCGAGGAGATCAAGGAGAAGGCGACTGCGTCGCTGGAGTCCGGCATCGGCGGCATCAAGATCAAGGTGGGCCAGCCCGACTGGGCCGAAGATCTGCGCCGGGTCGCCGCGATCCGTGAGCATCTCGGCGAGGTGCCGCTCATGGTCGACGCCAACCAGCAGTGGGACCGGGCCCGCGCCCGCCGGATGTGCCGCGAGCTCGAGCAGTTCGACCTGATCTGGATCGAGGAGCCGCTCGACGCCTGGGACGCGGTCGGTCACGCGGATCTGTCGCGCACCTTCGACACCCCGATCGCCACCGGCGAGATGTTGACCTCGGTGCCGGAGCACATGGCGCTGATCGACGCCGGCTACCGCGGCATCGTGCAGCCCGACGCTCCGCGCATCGGCGGCATCACCCCGTTCCTGAAGTTCGCCACCCTCGCCACCCACGCCGGTCTCGCGCTCGCGCCGCACTACGCGATGGAGATCCACCTGCACCTCGCCGCGACCTACCCGACCGAGCCGTGGGTCGAGCACTTCGAGTGGCTCAACCCGCTCTTCGAGGAGCGCATCGACATCCACGACGGTCGGATGTGGGTGCCCGACCGTCCCGGTCTCGGCTTCACCCTCAGCGACCAGATGCGCAAGCACACCGTGGAGACGGCTAAGTTCACAGCATGACGATCAGTGCCGGGCTCGCCGACCGCGTCGTCTCCGGGATCAAGGACCAGATCCTCGCCGGAGACCTCGCGCCCGGGGCGAAGCTGCCCTCGGAGTCCGACCTGGTCGAGGCCTACGCGGTCTCGCGGACGGTCGCGCGGGAGGCAGTCACACGCCTGCGCGCCGAGGGACTGGTCGAGACGTTCCAGGGGCGCGGCTCGTTCGTGCTCGCGGTGCCGGCCCCGTCGCCGTTCGCGCTGGAGTCCTCGGCGATCCGTACGCAGCGCGACGTGCTCGACATGGTCGACTTCCGGCTCGGCGTCGAGACGGAGGCGGCAGCGCTGGCTGCGGCTCACATCGACGAGGACATGTCGCGCTCGATCGAGGAGGCTCGCCGCGCCCTGGCGACCGCGCACCCGGACGCCGCGGTCGAAGCCGACTTCGCGTTCCACCGCGCCATCGCCGCCGCGACCCGAAACCGTTTCTATCTCGACCTGATGGACTCGCTGGGTCCGATGATGATCATGATGCCGCGCACCCGGTTGGGTGGTGCCCACTCCCACAGCGACGCCCTGCACATCGATCGGGTGCAGCGCGAGCACGACAACATCGCCGCGGCCGTGCTGGCCGGCGACTCGGAGACCGCGCGGGCGGCGATGCGCGTCCATCTCGGCAGCACCCGCAGGCGTCTCCATCCTTGACCGACGCCGACCCCTGCTTTCGCGATCTGACTGACCGGTCAGTCAGATCGCGAAAGCACGGGGCAGCGGCTACTTCATGTGCTGTCCCAGCGGGGTGAGGCAGAACTTTCCACCGGCCAGCCGTTCCTCGAGGCCCTGCGGTTCGTCGTCGACCGCGTCGCCGAGCAGCTCCGCGGCATAGACCTCGGAGTCGTCCTGCGGGTGATAGCCGATCGCCTCGCCGGCCGCCAGCGACCACCAGCTCCGTGTGTTGCGGGAGATGCCCCACACGATCCGGAAGCCGGGCTCGCGAGCCTCGCCACCGTCCGCTTCGGACAGGCAGGCCTCGAAGAGTCGGGCGCCGTCGGCGGGCGACATCCAGGTCCACAGCGAGCGGCGGTCCCACGGCTTCTCGAAGCAGGAGCCGATCCGCAGGCAGGTGACGTCGATCCCGTAGCGGTCGTGGAACAGGCTGCCGAGCCCCTCCATCGCGACCTTGCTGACCCCGTAGTAGGTGTCGGGCCGGGGGAGGCGATCGGCCGGCAGGTCACCGTCGAAGGCGTCGTCCATGCCGTAGAAACCGACCGCGTGGTTGCTCGAGGCCAGCACGACCCGAGGCACCCCGGCGTCCCGGGCTGCCTCCAGCACCACCCGGGTGCCGTCGATGTTGACGGCGAGGATGTCGGCCCACGGAGCCTCGACGCTGATCCCGCCGAGGTGGATGATCGCGTCCACGCCGGCACAGGCCTCGCGCATCGCGACCTCGTCGGTCACCGACGCCTCGACGATCTCGACGGCCTCGCCCGCGGCGGCCGGCTCGGGGCGTACGACGTCGAGCAGCCGCAGCGTGCGGCCCGCACGGGCCAGGCGCGGGCGCATCAGGCGGCCGACGCCGCCGTTGGCACCGGTGATGAGGACGGTCTGGGCGTGGGTGTCGGTCATGGTTCCTTCCGGTTCGGGGCTGGATCTAGGGCTGAGTCGAGGGCTGTGTCGAGGGCTGGGCGTCAGGCCGTACGAAGCTCTTCGACGACGTCGAGATAGTCGCCGAGCTCGGCTCCGTGCTTCTCGATGACCGACGCGGTCGCCTCGCGCCACGGGCCGAGGTCGTCGATCTCGGTCACGTTGACTCCTTCGGCACGGAGCTTCTTCAGGTCGGTGGTCACCTGCGCGTCCCACTTCTCCCGCTGGAACGGCACCGCCTCGTCGGCAGCCTTCTGCAGGATCTCCTGGTCCTCGGTGGGCAGCCCGGCCCAGACGTCCTTGTTGACCACGAGGAGCTCGGCGACCCGCATGTGCTGGTCGAGCGTGAAGTTCTTCGCGACCTCGAAGTGGGAGGCGGAGTAGTAGGACGGCTCGTTGTTCTCGGCACCGTCGAGCAGTCCGCTCTGCAGCGAGCTGTAGACCTCGCCGTAGTCCATCGGGGTGGGCGAGCCGCCCAGCGCCTTGATGAAGTCGATCTGCACCTGCGACTCCTGGATGCGGAACTTGAGGCCCTTGATGTCCGCGGGAGTCTTGACGACCTTCTTGGTGGTGTAGAAGCTGCGGGCGCCGGGGTCGAAGTAGCCGAGCCCCTTGAAGCCGGCGCCGTCGAGCTCGCCGAGCAGCTTCTTGCCGCTCTCGCTCTCCAGGAAGCGCCACAGGTGGTCGGCGTCGTCGAAGAGGTAGGGCAGGCTGAACAGGCCCATCGAGGTGACGAACTCGCTCATCGGCGCCGAGCTGATCCGGGTCATCTCGATCGCACCCATCTGCACCTGCTCGATCGCGTCGGACTCCTCGCCGAGCTGGGCGTTGGCGAAGACCTGGATCTTGATCCGGCCGTCGCTGTACTTCTCGACCAGCTCGGCGAACTTCTTGTCGCCCAGCGTGGTCGGGTAGTCGTCGGGGTGCGTCTCGGCCAGCCGGAAGGTGGTCTTCCCGCCGCCGGCGCCGGCACCGGCGCCGCAGGCGCTGAGCGCGATCCCGCCGGCGACGGCAGCGGCGCCGAAGGCGCCGGCCTTGAACAACGTACGGCGGTCGACCGGTCCGTAGAGGGATCTACCGGGTGTGAGGGTGGTGTTCATCGGGGTTCCTTTCGATGGTGACTACTACGTGGCGCGTCACTGGCCCAGGGCGTCGGGGAGCGCGAGCGAGAAGAACGGGACGTACGTGATCAGCAGCAGGACGATGAGCATCGGGACGAGGAAGAGGCCGACGGTCCTGATGACCTTCTCGATGGACGTACGTCCGATGGCACAGCCGACGAAGAGGACGTTGCCGACCGGCGGGGTGATCAGGCCGATGGCGAGGTTGAAGACGAGCATGATCCCGAACTGCACCGGGTCCATGCCGATGCCGGTGGCGACCGGCAGCAGGATCGGCGTCATGATCACGATCAGCGGCGCCATGTCCATGATCGCCCCGAGCACGAGCAGCAGCAGGTTGACCAGCAGCAGCAGCACGACGATGTTGTCGGAGATGCCCAGCAGCGCGTCGGTGGCCAGCGCCGGCACCTGCAGGAAGGCCAGGAAGTAGCCGAAGGCACCGGCCGCCGCGATGATGAACAGCACCACGCCGAGGGTGCGCAGGGCGCTCTGCAGGATCGGGACCATCGCCTTGATCGGCAGGTCGCGGTAGACGAAGAAGGTCAGCACGAAGGCGTACAGGCAGGCGATCGCCGCCGACTCGGTCGCGGTGAAGACGCCGCTGAGGATGCCGCCCAGGATGATCACCGGCATCAGCAGGCTGAGCAGCCCGTCGGCGACGATCTTGGGGACGTCCTTGAGCGGGACCAGCTCCTCCTTGGGGTAGCCACGCCTGACCGCCAGCACGTAGGCCATCACCATGAGCGCCGCGCCGAGCAGGATCCCGGGCAGGATGCCGGCGGTGAACAGGGCACCGATCGAGACGCCGCCGGCGGCCATCGAGTAGATGATCAGGTTGTGGCTCGGCGGGATCATCACCGCCTGAGTGGCCCCGGAGACGGTGACCGCGACCGCGTAGTCGGTGTCGTAGCCCCGCTTCTTCATCATCGGGATGGTCACCGAGCCGATCGCGGAGACGTCGGCGACCGACGAGCCGGACAGCGCACCGAAGAACGTCGAGGCGCCGATGTTGACCATCCCGAGCCCGCCGCGCACCCAGCCCACGAGCAGGCCGGCCAGTGCGATCAGCCGCCGGGAGATGCCGCCGGCGCCCATGATCTCGCCGCCGAGGATGAAGAACGGGATGGCCAGCAGGGCGAAGGTGTCGAGGCCGGCGACCATCCGCTGGCCGACCGTGGTCAGCGGGATGCCGAGGTAGATCGCCTCGGCGATGGCCGCCAGGGCGAGCGCCAGGGCGACCGGGATCCGGAGGAGGACGAGGGCCGCGAAGCCGCCCAGCAGGATGGCGATGGCAAGTGGATCGACAGGCATGGGCTCCAGCTATCTTTCGGTGGCTCAGTCGGTCTCGGTCGCATCCTCGGGCTCGGCGTACCGCTGGGTGCTGATGCCGAAGGCCTGGAGGAGGGTGTAGAGCGTGAGCATGACGCCGGTGACCGGCATCATCAGGTAGGGGACGCTGCGCGGCAGTCCGGTGCCGGGCAGGGTGGCGTGCCGGGCATCGATCACGAAGCTGGTGCCCTGGACGATCAGGTAGATGCCGAAGCCGAGCACGAGCAGCTGGACCAGGCGGCCGATCCCCGACCGGAACGTCGCCGGGAACCTGTCGACGACGAAGGTGACCGCGATGTGGGCGCCCTCCCGGAAGCCGATCGTGGCGCCGAGGAAGCCGATCCAGACCAGCAGGATCCGTGCGCTCTCCTCGCTCCAGCTGGGCGAGCTGCTGAGCAGCTCGCGGCTGAACACCTGCCACAGCACGATCAGCAGGGTCGCGGTCAGGCACAGCAGGCTGAATGCCTCGAAGGTCGTGTCGAGGGCGCGCCAGGCGCGCTTGAGCGTGCGGGTCATCCCACCCTCCTCTGAGGTGTTCTGGTGGCCTCGGCGAGCAGGTGCTGCCGGTCGGGGCCGGCGAGACCGAGGTGGTAGAGGTGCAGCTCACCGATGCCGGCGCCGACCAGCGAGTCGAGATGGGCCGCGAAGGCGTCGTCGCCGGTGGGCGGTAGGACGGTGACGTACGCCGCGGCGACCGCGCGGCCGGCGACCGTGTCGGCCAGCCGGCGCCCGGTCTCCACCGAGGCCTCGGTCGTCGGCCAGCAGGCGGCGATCACCACGTCGACGTCGTCGGGCGCGGTCGGGGTGAGGCCCGGGTTGGCGCCGGTGGCCCAGGGGTCGGGCTGGGCGTGGAGGGCGATGTCGACATCGGGGGAGACCTCGCGCACGGCCGCGATCACCCCGTGGCGGAGCTGGTCGGCGGCGTCGTGGCGCGAGGCGAGGATCGTGGCGAGGGTCGCCGTGGGCATCTCGTCGCCGCCGGTCGCGGCGCGGAGGGCGGCGACGGTGGCCTCCGCATCGAGCCCGCGCGCGGCCCAGTCCGCGCGGCAGCCGTCGCAGCAGCAGATCGAGAGCAGCTGCTGGGTGGCGGCGTCGTAGGCGCCGTCGGTCTTCTCGTGGTGGCCACCGTGGGCGAACCCGAGCTGACCGCACGCCTCGAGGATCACCGTCGAGGCCGGGGTGCCGCGCACGGCCTCGGCCGCCAGCGTCTCGGCGTAGCGCCGCACGTCGTCGTGGCGTGCGCACAGGGCATAGGGGTAGGGCTCGTCGAAGCAGTTGCGCACCGCGAGCTTGGGGTGGTCCTGGCCGAGGCGGCTGGAGTGGGTCAGCACGATCCACGCGGCCACCTCGATGCCGGCGCCGCTGATGATCCCCGCGGCCTCGCCGAAGGGGTCGGCCAACGCAGCGCCGTTCTCGCGGACCCAGTCGGCAGCCGCCGGCACCAACCGAGCTCCGTTCCAGGCCTCGATGCGCACCGGGCGGTAGAGCGCGGCGCTGCGGGCCTCGACGATCCGGTGCTCCGGATGGAGCGGGGTCGCGGCGCGGGTGGTGTGGTACGCCGCCGCGAGGGCGACCTTCGAGACCCCGAGGGCTCGCGCCCGGTCGACGAACGTGGGATCGCCGATCACGTCCCAGGGGTAGGCATACCCGACGACCGGCACTGTCCCGGTCGGGTCCGGCTCGGTCTGGGTCACGGGGTCTGCTCCTGCCAGGCGAAGTTCCGTGGGCGGGGCCGAATGTGGCCCCGATCACAGGAGACTGTCAGGATGTGCGATTCGTGTCCAAGCCACATATCGCATCAGGCAATACCGTGAGGGCATCGACGCCGGGCGAGCGCAGCGAGCGCCCCGAGGTCACCAGCGTGCGGTGTTCGGAGTGAAGTCGGGCACCACCGAGCGCATGTAGACCGTGTCCTCACGGCGGCGGACGCCGCAGCTGAGGTAGCGCTCGTGCAGCTCGCCGAGCAGGTCCCGATCGAGCTCCACGCCCAGCCCGGGCCCGGTCGGCACCGCGACGGAGCCGTCGGTGAAGTCGAGCACCCCGGGGCGTACGACGTCCTGGGCCATTCCCGAACAGGTCTTCCACGGGTAGTGGGTGTCGCAGGCGTAGGTCAGGTTGGGGGTGGCGGCGGCGAGGTGGACCATCGCGGCCAGCGAGACGCCGAGATGGGAGTTGCTGTGCATCGAGAGGCCCATCCCGAAGGTCTCGGTGATGCCGGCCAGCAGCGCCGAGCGGCGCAGACCACCCCACAGGTGATGGTCGGAGAGCACGATCTGCACGGCGTCGGCCGCGACCGCCGGCGCGAGATGCTCGAAGGCGATCACGCACATGTTGGTCGCCAACGGCACGTCGGTGCTGGCCGCGACCCGCGCCATCGCGTCGATCCCGGGGGTGGGGTCCTCGAGATACTCCACGACCCCGGCCAGGCGCTCGGCCACCCTGATCGATGTCTCCGGCGTCCAGGCGCCGTTGGGGTCGAGCCGCAGCGGCAGCCCGGGGAAGGCCGTACGCAGTGCCTCGATCGCCGCGCACTCCTCCTCGGGCGGGAACACCCCACCCTTCAGCTTGAGCGAGCCGAAGCCCCAGCCGTCGACCATCCGCTTCGCCTGGGCGACGATCTGGTCGGGGTTCAGGGCCTCGCCCCACTCGTCGGGCCCGTTGTCGGTGGAGCCCGGATGGCCCGCCCACTTGTAGAACAGGTAGCCGCTGAACGGCACCCGGTCGCGCACGGCGCCGCCGAGCAGGTCGCTCACCGGCCGGTCGGCCTCGCGGGCGACCAGGTCGAGGCAGGCGACCTCGAACGGGGAGTAGACGGTGTCGACGGCCGAGTCGACGTCGAGCATGCCGCCGAAGGATGCGCCGGCCCCGCCGGTCTCCTTGCCGAGCACGTCGGCGACGAGCCGGTAGAGACCATGGGTGTCATAGGGGTCGTGGCCGGGCAGCACGTCGGCGACCGCCTCGAGCCGGGCGAGATGGGTCTCGTCGGCGTAGGTCTCGCCGAGCCCGACCAGGCCGGAGTCGGTATGCAGCTCGAGGATCGCGCGCAGGGCCCACGGCTGGTGCACGCCGACCACGTTGAGCAGTGGCGGGTCGGCGAAGGCGACGGGGGTGAGGACGACACGGGAGATGCGGTTGATCGTCATACCTTGACCTCGGAGTCGCTGTCGGAGTCGTGATCGGAGTCGGCCCCGGTGGCCGTCCGGCGGCGGGCGAGGTAGGCCTTGAGCGCGGGCCAGAGCGCGACCAGGACGAAGGCGGCCATGATCGTGCCCGAGATGGGCCGGGTGA
The sequence above is drawn from the Nocardioides albertanoniae genome and encodes:
- a CDS encoding TRAP transporter substrate-binding protein; translated protein: MNTTLTPGRSLYGPVDRRTLFKAGAFGAAAVAGGIALSACGAGAGAGGGKTTFRLAETHPDDYPTTLGDKKFAELVEKYSDGRIKIQVFANAQLGEESDAIEQVQMGAIEMTRISSAPMSEFVTSMGLFSLPYLFDDADHLWRFLESESGKKLLGELDGAGFKGLGYFDPGARSFYTTKKVVKTPADIKGLKFRIQESQVQIDFIKALGGSPTPMDYGEVYSSLQSGLLDGAENNEPSYYSASHFEVAKNFTLDQHMRVAELLVVNKDVWAGLPTEDQEILQKAADEAVPFQREKWDAQVTTDLKKLRAEGVNVTEIDDLGPWREATASVIEKHGAELGDYLDVVEELRTA
- a CDS encoding FadR/GntR family transcriptional regulator — protein: MTISAGLADRVVSGIKDQILAGDLAPGAKLPSESDLVEAYAVSRTVAREAVTRLRAEGLVETFQGRGSFVLAVPAPSPFALESSAIRTQRDVLDMVDFRLGVETEAAALAAAHIDEDMSRSIEEARRALATAHPDAAVEADFAFHRAIAAATRNRFYLDLMDSLGPMMIMMPRTRLGGAHSHSDALHIDRVQREHDNIAAAVLAGDSETARAAMRVHLGSTRRRLHP
- a CDS encoding NAD-dependent epimerase/dehydratase family protein, with the translated sequence MTDTHAQTVLITGANGGVGRLMRPRLARAGRTLRLLDVVRPEPAAAGEAVEIVEASVTDEVAMREACAGVDAIIHLGGISVEAPWADILAVNIDGTRVVLEAARDAGVPRVVLASSNHAVGFYGMDDAFDGDLPADRLPRPDTYYGVSKVAMEGLGSLFHDRYGIDVTCLRIGSCFEKPWDRRSLWTWMSPADGARLFEACLSEADGGEAREPGFRIVWGISRNTRSWWSLAAGEAIGYHPQDDSEVYAAELLGDAVDDEPQGLEERLAGGKFCLTPLGQHMK
- a CDS encoding glucarate dehydratase family protein, producing MTINRISRVVLTPVAFADPPLLNVVGVHQPWALRAILELHTDSGLVGLGETYADETHLARLEAVADVLPGHDPYDTHGLYRLVADVLGKETGGAGASFGGMLDVDSAVDTVYSPFEVACLDLVAREADRPVSDLLGGAVRDRVPFSGYLFYKWAGHPGSTDNGPDEWGEALNPDQIVAQAKRMVDGWGFGSLKLKGGVFPPEEECAAIEALRTAFPGLPLRLDPNGAWTPETSIRVAERLAGVVEYLEDPTPGIDAMARVAASTDVPLATNMCVIAFEHLAPAVAADAVQIVLSDHHLWGGLRRSALLAGITETFGMGLSMHSNSHLGVSLAAMVHLAAATPNLTYACDTHYPWKTCSGMAQDVVRPGVLDFTDGSVAVPTGPGLGVELDRDLLGELHERYLSCGVRRREDTVYMRSVVPDFTPNTARW
- a CDS encoding L-talarate/galactarate dehydratase; translation: MADRITSLTLSHVVLPLENPVSDAKVLTGRQKPLTETVLLFVEVTTEQGFEGMGFSYSKRAGGPAQYAHLKEIAQVAIGQDPSDIARIYESLMWAGASVGRSGVATQAVAALDVALYDLKARRAGLPLAKLLGAHRDSCRVYNTSGGFLQASVEEIKEKATASLESGIGGIKIKVGQPDWAEDLRRVAAIREHLGEVPLMVDANQQWDRARARRMCRELEQFDLIWIEEPLDAWDAVGHADLSRTFDTPIATGEMLTSVPEHMALIDAGYRGIVQPDAPRIGGITPFLKFATLATHAGLALAPHYAMEIHLHLAATYPTEPWVEHFEWLNPLFEERIDIHDGRMWVPDRPGLGFTLSDQMRKHTVETAKFTA
- a CDS encoding TRAP transporter large permease — encoded protein: MPVDPLAIAILLGGFAALVLLRIPVALALALAAIAEAIYLGIPLTTVGQRMVAGLDTFALLAIPFFILGGEIMGAGGISRRLIALAGLLVGWVRGGLGMVNIGASTFFGALSGSSVADVSAIGSVTIPMMKKRGYDTDYAVAVTVSGATQAVMIPPSHNLIIYSMAAGGVSIGALFTAGILPGILLGAALMVMAYVLAVRRGYPKEELVPLKDVPKIVADGLLSLLMPVIILGGILSGVFTATESAAIACLYAFVLTFFVYRDLPIKAMVPILQSALRTLGVVLFIIAAAGAFGYFLAFLQVPALATDALLGISDNIVVLLLLVNLLLLVLGAIMDMAPLIVIMTPILLPVATGIGMDPVQFGIMLVFNLAIGLITPPVGNVLFVGCAIGRTSIEKVIRTVGLFLVPMLIVLLLITYVPFFSLALPDALGQ
- a CDS encoding TRAP transporter small permease — encoded protein: MTRTLKRAWRALDTTFEAFSLLCLTATLLIVLWQVFSRELLSSSPSWSEESARILLVWIGFLGATIGFREGAHIAVTFVVDRFPATFRSGIGRLVQLLVLGFGIYLIVQGTSFVIDARHATLPGTGLPRSVPYLMMPVTGVMLTLYTLLQAFGISTQRYAEPEDATETD